From a region of the Pseudoclavibacter endophyticus genome:
- the def gene encoding peptide deformylase — MAILPIRIYGEPVLHEPATPVGDITDEIRALVDDMFETMDAAPGVGLAAPQVGVGKRLFTYGYRDDDGPERRGVAIDPVLWQAPLVPEALDELDDEHESEGCLSFPGERYPLRRAESVRMRARDLDGEPFELEASGWFARVLQHEYDHLDGVIYVDRLLHPWYKDAFKVMRKRSWGGPGMSWLPGRDNLEG; from the coding sequence ATGGCAATCCTCCCCATCCGCATCTACGGCGAGCCCGTGCTGCACGAGCCTGCGACGCCGGTCGGCGACATCACCGACGAGATTCGCGCCCTCGTCGACGACATGTTCGAAACGATGGATGCGGCGCCCGGCGTGGGGCTCGCGGCCCCGCAGGTAGGGGTCGGTAAACGACTGTTCACCTATGGATACCGAGACGACGACGGCCCCGAGCGTCGGGGCGTCGCCATCGACCCGGTGCTGTGGCAGGCGCCGCTCGTGCCCGAGGCGCTCGACGAGCTCGATGACGAGCACGAGTCGGAGGGGTGCCTCTCGTTTCCCGGGGAGCGCTATCCGCTGCGCCGCGCGGAATCGGTACGGATGCGCGCGCGAGACCTCGATGGCGAGCCCTTTGAGCTCGAGGCGAGCGGCTGGTTCGCACGAGTGCTGCAACACGAGTACGACCACCTCGACGGGGTCATCTACGTCGATCGCCTTTTGCACCCCTGGTACAAGGACGCGTTCAAGGTCATGCGGAAGCGCTCGTGGGGCGGACCGGGCATGTCGTGGCTGCCGGGGCGCGACAACCTCGAGGGGTGA
- a CDS encoding DMT family transporter has translation MHPLAAVLAETSPVAAVAHGLGSDDVLQQVSGLTPLQSLGIPIALLGAVFMSLGAIYQHRGVTKVEAASRHEAAHGLSPRHLVRLLTRPSWIAGTVMLGLAILLQLTSLALAPLVIVQPLGVVSLVITTLVTARQIRIPLSPQKWLAVGMCVVGVGAFVTVAGFYSVQVVIVEWQIVTVLLVMVAVIGVYALLFALFRRKSKALFYIVGAGVIYGFVATLAKITINRVQHGNVEWLTLICIAGILIGTAAGAYFVQTAYASGPPDMVIAGLTVIDPLVAVVIGVSVLLEVNGAPWFTYVLFIIFGALAVAGVVVLERGQTMAELDATKKRALGRSATERDPGTG, from the coding sequence GTGCATCCCCTCGCAGCCGTTCTGGCAGAAACCTCGCCCGTGGCCGCTGTCGCGCATGGGCTCGGCAGCGACGACGTGCTGCAGCAGGTCAGCGGGCTCACCCCCCTGCAATCGCTCGGCATCCCGATCGCGCTGCTCGGGGCCGTCTTCATGTCGCTCGGCGCGATCTACCAGCACCGCGGCGTGACCAAGGTCGAGGCCGCGAGCCGTCACGAGGCGGCGCACGGCCTCTCACCCCGCCATCTGGTGCGGCTGCTCACCCGCCCGAGCTGGATCGCCGGAACCGTCATGCTCGGGCTCGCGATCCTGCTGCAGCTCACGAGCCTCGCGCTCGCGCCGCTCGTGATCGTGCAGCCGCTCGGCGTCGTCTCGCTCGTGATCACGACGCTCGTGACGGCGCGGCAGATCCGCATCCCGCTCTCGCCGCAGAAGTGGCTAGCGGTCGGGATGTGCGTTGTGGGGGTCGGCGCATTCGTGACCGTCGCCGGGTTCTACTCGGTGCAGGTCGTCATCGTGGAATGGCAGATCGTGACCGTGCTCCTGGTCATGGTCGCCGTGATCGGCGTCTACGCGCTGCTCTTCGCCCTCTTCCGGCGCAAGTCGAAGGCCCTTTTCTACATCGTCGGTGCGGGCGTGATCTACGGATTCGTCGCAACGCTCGCGAAGATCACGATCAATCGGGTGCAACACGGCAACGTCGAATGGCTGACGCTCATCTGCATCGCGGGCATCCTCATCGGCACGGCGGCAGGCGCGTACTTCGTGCAAACGGCCTATGCGTCCGGCCCGCCCGACATGGTGATCGCCGGTCTCACCGTCATCGACCCCCTCGTCGCAGTCGTCATCGGGGTGTCGGTACTGCTCGAGGTCAACGGGGCGCCGTGGTTCACCTACGTGCTGTTCATCATCTTCGGCGCACTCGCCGTTGCCGGCGTGGTCGTGCTCGAGCGCGGTCAAACGATGGCCGAACTCGACGCGACGAAGAAACGGGCGCTCGGCAGGTCGGCAACGGAGCGCGACCCGGGTACCGGTTAG